One segment of Formicincola oecophyllae DNA contains the following:
- a CDS encoding helix-turn-helix domain-containing protein, producing the protein MSTPSSPPKPHRPSPLAERVAKRMKALNLNQATVARTAGVSRTFVSGLLSGKSTSEPRRSNVERLAKVLKCSVQELYYGEQNPAPLPPTRGSMPTRQIEVRGSVQAGLFTDALEWSPLDWFSITSPAEDGYPANCHRYGLLVRGASMNRLFPEGSIISVIDFDELGREPQTGECVVVLRRSETSNAFEATVKAYQRRPDGTILLWPRSDDPEFQNPFIIPPISADFNDQAAAPDIRIAAVVVCAVRLQPRVSFDFA; encoded by the coding sequence ATGAGCACTCCATCCTCCCCCCCCAAGCCCCATCGCCCCTCCCCCCTGGCGGAGCGTGTCGCCAAGCGCATGAAGGCCTTGAACCTGAACCAAGCCACTGTGGCGCGCACGGCTGGCGTCAGCCGCACGTTCGTATCTGGCCTGCTTTCTGGCAAAAGCACCTCCGAGCCAAGGCGCAGCAATGTGGAACGCTTGGCCAAGGTGCTGAAATGCTCTGTGCAGGAACTCTATTATGGCGAACAGAACCCAGCCCCCCTGCCGCCAACGCGCGGCAGTATGCCCACACGCCAAATAGAGGTGCGCGGCAGCGTCCAGGCAGGCCTCTTCACCGATGCCCTTGAATGGAGCCCCCTGGACTGGTTCAGCATCACCTCCCCAGCTGAAGACGGCTACCCAGCCAATTGCCACCGCTATGGCCTTTTGGTGCGCGGCGCTAGCATGAACCGCCTCTTCCCCGAAGGCTCCATCATCAGCGTGATTGATTTCGATGAGCTGGGCCGCGAGCCCCAAACGGGCGAATGCGTTGTGGTGCTGCGCCGCTCTGAAACCTCCAACGCGTTCGAAGCCACCGTGAAGGCCTATCAGCGCCGCCCTGATGGCACCATTTTGCTGTGGCCGCGCAGCGATGACCCAGAGTTCCAGAATCCCTTCATCATTCCGCCCATCAGCGCTGATTTTAACGACCAGGCCGCAGCGCCTGACATCAGGATAGCCGCCGTGGTGGTGTGCGCAGTTCGCCTTCAGCCCCGCGTCTCCTTCGACTTCGCGTAA
- a CDS encoding DUF1376 domain-containing protein, producing MSAPTSIWMPLYIADYLADTSRLTTLQHGAYLLLLMDMWRNGPLAPIDSELAMVCRCDEVTFTQKVWPTIKRFFTTDSAGDLVQKRLMTERAKAADISQKRRAAVARRRDRQGADSPAMAEEGKCSEKMTNTPATNVLTTVPSPVISPLGASLTAQGGSSLASDEDTGARLHNHNQNHSHNHTNKPRKEAGAALEGSPSLADGEGEGGSRKALFTTGLASARALTGLAESGARALLGKLLKQSGNDPGVVLRALAAAQARQPSDPAPWLVKAVQAEVSAANWPSTTAVGKAQGPAPLPRQGLDEALAALRQRGLA from the coding sequence ATGAGCGCGCCAACATCTATATGGATGCCGCTTTACATCGCCGATTACCTAGCCGACACAAGCCGCCTGACCACCCTTCAGCATGGCGCTTACCTGCTTTTGCTGATGGACATGTGGCGCAATGGCCCCTTAGCCCCCATCGACAGTGAGTTGGCCATGGTGTGCCGCTGCGATGAGGTGACCTTCACCCAAAAGGTTTGGCCCACCATCAAGCGCTTTTTCACCACTGATAGCGCAGGCGACCTGGTGCAGAAGCGCCTGATGACTGAACGCGCTAAGGCAGCCGACATCAGCCAGAAGCGCCGCGCCGCTGTGGCCAGGCGCCGCGACAGGCAGGGCGCAGACAGCCCCGCCATGGCAGAGGAGGGGAAGTGTTCAGAAAAAATGACAAACACCCCCGCAACAAACGTCCTTACAACTGTACCATCACCTGTGATTTCACCTTTGGGTGCATCTTTAACAGCACAGGGGGGTTCAAGTCTGGCTTCAGATGAAGACACAGGCGCGCGCCTTCACAACCACAATCAAAACCACAGTCACAATCACACCAACAAGCCCCGCAAGGAAGCTGGCGCTGCCCTGGAGGGGAGCCCTTCCCTGGCTGATGGTGAGGGGGAGGGAGGAAGCCGCAAAGCCCTGTTCACCACAGGGCTGGCCAGTGCACGTGCCCTCACCGGGCTGGCTGAAAGCGGTGCACGGGCTTTGCTTGGCAAGCTTTTGAAGCAATCTGGTAATGACCCAGGCGTTGTGCTGCGTGCCCTGGCTGCTGCGCAGGCCAGGCAGCCATCTGACCCAGCGCCGTGGTTGGTCAAGGCGGTGCAGGCAGAAGTAAGCGCTGCAAACTGGCCTAGCACGACAGCTGTTGGGAAGGCGCAGGGCCCAGCCCCTTTGCCACGGCAAGGGCTGGATGAAGCTTTGGCAGCGTTACGGCAGCGGGGGCTAGCATGA
- a CDS encoding 5-fold beta-flower protein, which produces MKNPIKRFENRLILACLPLGVALAAPAHAQQSPDDAQPPLCAAVALGNYPHDQPPLRKGEVLHDIASITGSQRAGTLRFVTGEDDGAAPVSFPAHQLKLLNCHLERHQSVQAHLVPNNATTHGKRLGRGKAQPALPPGLQGCVGQANAEQQPIDITSDDGMLFKGELVDKLHITATNEEGMPTHYGTASATTRYPADHLKLLNCHVAYSTTSDVTLVANPASPVVEKAPATASSAGGPGGGQGVVYVPRVYNHNRYYVERYHDRVVERDHYIGRDHDHNHGGYPPPPPPPAPTGDSTYRPGDIDSSSGQEVARILPDGVVDNASGQEIAKIQPDGVVDNASGQEIAKIQPDGVVDNASGQEIAQVQSNGDIDNGSGQEVGQLQPDGTVDNAAGQEVGTVPPGDEAGALLLLKDQIDPNQNQGQDQGQTPTQN; this is translated from the coding sequence ATGAAAAATCCAATCAAGCGCTTTGAAAACAGGCTGATTCTGGCCTGCCTACCTTTGGGGGTGGCGCTGGCTGCGCCTGCCCACGCCCAGCAATCCCCAGACGATGCCCAACCCCCCTTGTGCGCTGCAGTGGCCCTGGGAAACTACCCCCATGACCAGCCCCCTTTGCGCAAAGGGGAAGTCCTGCACGACATCGCAAGCATTACGGGAAGCCAGCGGGCGGGAACGCTGCGTTTCGTCACAGGGGAGGATGACGGGGCGGCGCCAGTCAGCTTTCCAGCCCACCAGTTGAAACTGTTGAACTGCCACTTGGAACGCCACCAAAGCGTGCAGGCGCATTTGGTGCCCAACAACGCCACCACCCACGGCAAGCGCTTGGGCCGGGGCAAAGCGCAACCAGCCCTGCCGCCAGGGCTGCAAGGCTGCGTGGGGCAGGCCAACGCTGAACAGCAGCCCATCGACATCACCAGTGATGACGGCATGTTGTTCAAGGGGGAATTGGTGGACAAGCTCCACATCACCGCCACGAATGAAGAGGGGATGCCCACCCACTATGGCACGGCAAGCGCCACCACCCGCTACCCTGCCGACCATTTGAAGCTTCTGAACTGCCATGTGGCCTACAGCACCACGTCTGACGTTACGCTTGTGGCCAATCCTGCGAGCCCTGTTGTGGAAAAGGCGCCAGCAACCGCCAGCAGTGCTGGAGGGCCTGGGGGCGGCCAAGGCGTGGTCTATGTGCCACGCGTTTATAACCATAACCGTTATTATGTTGAGCGCTACCATGACCGTGTGGTGGAGCGCGACCATTACATTGGCCGCGACCACGACCATAACCACGGCGGCTATCCACCACCCCCGCCACCACCAGCGCCAACAGGGGACAGCACCTACCGCCCCGGCGATATCGACAGCAGCTCTGGTCAGGAAGTGGCGCGGATACTACCTGATGGTGTTGTGGACAACGCATCTGGCCAAGAAATCGCCAAAATCCAGCCCGATGGCGTTGTGGACAACGCGTCTGGCCAGGAAATCGCTAAGATTCAGCCTGATGGCGTCGTGGACAACGCGTCTGGCCAGGAAATCGCCCAAGTACAATCCAATGGGGACATCGATAATGGCTCTGGTCAGGAAGTTGGCCAGTTGCAGCCAGATGGCACGGTGGATAACGCGGCAGGGCAGGAAGTGGGCACTGTGCCGCCAGGGGATGAGGCAGGCGCGCTTCTTCTGCTGAAGGACCAAATCGACCCCAACCAAAATCAGGGCCAGGACCAAGGCCAGACCCCAACCCAGAACTAA
- a CDS encoding SEL1-like repeat protein: protein MISPLPPAFRRSLGFGKALLMAGTVLGATCGLQLGTVSAHAEATQTQAPAPTQAEAEAKALAQAHAPTKGQALVQAQPQPLKGQAKVQLQASPAKAGALKALDKGTLAKKAPAQSSSPQPPAAGSVAAIKQAAEGGDATAQTKLALLYAMGPQNGVKDVPQDYSQAAKWFRKAAEQGNAAAQYNLGVLCVEGRGTPRDMAQAVDWYRKAAAQGNAGAEDNLGILYALGHGVPKDPAQAASWFEKAAQQGKPDAQFNLGQAYDHGQGVPKNKALAAKWYGKAAAQGNAGAEDNLGILYALGHGVKHDDAKAAALWRKSAQAGNRDAQYNLGQLYEQGHGVPQDYAQAVAWFEKAATKEGDGKGDPRAQAKLGALYVLGNGVKQDDGKAVHWFRLAADQGFADAEAMMGTLYEHGQGVSKDSDDAKEWYGKACKQGLAGACAARARLEAPEAPEAPKQPAAAAAPAKATP from the coding sequence ATGATTTCCCCCTTGCCGCCTGCTTTCCGCCGCTCTTTGGGCTTTGGCAAAGCCTTGCTGATGGCGGGCACGGTGCTGGGCGCGACCTGTGGCCTGCAGCTGGGCACAGTATCTGCCCACGCTGAAGCCACCCAGACCCAGGCCCCAGCCCCCACCCAGGCAGAGGCGGAAGCCAAGGCTCTGGCGCAGGCCCACGCCCCAACCAAGGGGCAGGCCCTGGTGCAAGCCCAACCCCAACCTTTGAAAGGGCAGGCCAAAGTTCAGCTTCAGGCCAGCCCAGCTAAGGCTGGCGCGCTCAAAGCGCTCGACAAGGGGACACTTGCTAAAAAAGCCCCAGCGCAAAGCTCATCCCCCCAACCACCAGCTGCTGGCAGCGTTGCCGCTATCAAGCAAGCTGCCGAGGGGGGGGACGCCACAGCCCAGACCAAGCTTGCCCTGCTTTACGCTATGGGGCCGCAGAACGGCGTTAAGGATGTGCCGCAGGACTACAGCCAGGCCGCCAAGTGGTTCCGCAAAGCGGCGGAGCAAGGCAACGCCGCAGCCCAGTACAACCTGGGCGTTTTGTGCGTGGAGGGGCGCGGCACGCCGCGCGACATGGCCCAGGCGGTGGACTGGTACCGCAAGGCCGCAGCCCAGGGCAACGCTGGCGCAGAGGACAACCTCGGCATCCTCTACGCGTTGGGGCACGGCGTGCCCAAGGACCCAGCCCAGGCTGCTTCCTGGTTTGAAAAGGCCGCCCAGCAAGGCAAGCCCGATGCCCAGTTCAATTTGGGCCAGGCCTACGACCATGGCCAAGGCGTACCCAAGAACAAGGCGCTGGCAGCCAAGTGGTATGGCAAAGCTGCAGCCCAGGGCAACGCTGGGGCGGAGGACAATCTCGGCATCCTCTACGCGCTGGGCCACGGCGTGAAGCATGACGATGCTAAGGCTGCCGCCCTATGGCGCAAATCAGCGCAGGCTGGCAACAGGGACGCGCAGTACAACCTTGGCCAGCTTTATGAACAGGGCCACGGCGTGCCCCAGGATTACGCCCAGGCGGTGGCGTGGTTTGAAAAGGCCGCCACCAAGGAAGGGGACGGCAAGGGCGACCCCAGAGCGCAGGCCAAGCTTGGCGCACTTTACGTTTTGGGCAATGGCGTCAAGCAGGATGACGGCAAGGCCGTTCATTGGTTCCGCCTGGCCGCTGACCAGGGCTTTGCTGACGCTGAAGCCATGATGGGCACCCTTTATGAGCACGGCCAGGGCGTTTCCAAAGACAGTGACGACGCCAAGGAATGGTACGGCAAGGCCTGCAAGCAAGGGCTGGCTGGCGCCTGCGCCGCCCGCGCCCGGCTGGAGGCCCCAGAGGCCCCAGAGGCCCCCAAGCAGCCAGCTGCAGCCGCCGCGCCAGCTAAAGCCACGCCTTGA
- a CDS encoding VWA domain-containing protein has product MKPGEPTAQPPGDGSQEGVAAILQAAERGGGSVSSLGSVLYGRYSARTRSLAANAPLPPELSSLQTLAQELAGRVDAITAGAVKGGEDPGFTPRELDVAERQISKGLAKLGPHEDFLRQASDATQSDCQALALLLKHMEGARDVLVGRQVGGALSPNADLGLRLLGQRLQALGVLASDLNLQQAQINNAIANDHTLRTLAESTVHGLIAQLRAWFTLNTPQPQASLGEDGFLPSALATARNMAQSQTEAPGQGDFMAQIMPELDRKLSQAMARRALGDDLCLRVGVALETSLPMRALYQNGVMTALAQRLHAVAVRFDNDGALECCAFSSKGSGKSGQSHLLPAMTPSNADGFVRRNIHKNWLKLLGREAAFAPLIQQFLERWFGVPVEGHGLRYQAGELWRKLTGRWRKPLSTLEKRIPALLVVVTQGHNEDITETLEALNKAARQNMFIMFLVVGQGGLRPELAELLHVLPAVDSFRLSNLAALDEERLYQNLLSPKLAAWLKTR; this is encoded by the coding sequence ATGAAGCCTGGCGAACCAACAGCCCAACCCCCAGGTGATGGCAGCCAAGAGGGCGTGGCGGCCATCCTGCAAGCAGCAGAGCGCGGCGGGGGGTCAGTTAGTTCCCTGGGTAGTGTGCTTTACGGGCGCTACAGCGCGCGCACGCGTTCGCTGGCTGCCAACGCACCACTGCCGCCGGAGCTTTCCTCCCTTCAAACACTGGCCCAGGAACTGGCAGGGCGTGTGGATGCCATTACCGCAGGCGCTGTGAAGGGTGGGGAGGACCCAGGCTTCACCCCGCGTGAGCTGGACGTGGCTGAACGGCAAATCAGCAAAGGTTTGGCGAAGCTTGGCCCCCATGAGGATTTCCTGCGCCAAGCCAGCGATGCCACCCAAAGCGATTGCCAAGCTTTGGCGCTGCTCCTCAAACATATGGAAGGGGCGCGCGATGTTCTGGTAGGGCGCCAGGTTGGAGGCGCTTTAAGCCCCAACGCTGATTTGGGGTTGCGTCTGCTTGGCCAGCGCTTGCAGGCGCTTGGCGTGCTGGCTTCTGACCTTAATTTGCAGCAGGCGCAAATCAACAACGCCATCGCCAATGACCACACATTGCGCACTTTGGCTGAAAGCACGGTTCATGGCCTCATCGCCCAGTTGCGGGCCTGGTTTACCCTTAATACCCCCCAACCTCAGGCCAGTTTGGGGGAGGATGGGTTCCTGCCAAGTGCGCTGGCCACAGCCAGGAACATGGCCCAAAGCCAGACTGAGGCCCCAGGCCAGGGCGATTTCATGGCCCAAATCATGCCTGAGCTTGACCGCAAGCTCAGCCAAGCCATGGCGCGGCGCGCCCTTGGCGATGACCTTTGCTTGCGTGTGGGGGTGGCGCTTGAAACCTCGCTGCCTATGCGCGCCCTTTACCAAAACGGTGTGATGACGGCACTTGCCCAGCGCCTTCATGCTGTGGCGGTGCGCTTTGACAATGACGGGGCGCTTGAATGCTGCGCCTTCTCCAGTAAGGGAAGCGGCAAATCTGGCCAAAGCCACCTTCTGCCTGCCATGACACCAAGCAATGCTGATGGCTTCGTGCGGCGTAACATCCATAAGAACTGGCTGAAACTGCTGGGGCGGGAGGCGGCCTTCGCCCCCCTTATCCAGCAATTTCTGGAACGCTGGTTTGGCGTGCCAGTGGAAGGGCACGGCCTGCGCTACCAGGCTGGCGAATTGTGGCGGAAACTAACGGGGCGCTGGCGCAAGCCCCTCTCCACCTTGGAAAAGCGCATCCCCGCCCTTTTGGTGGTGGTCACCCAAGGCCACAATGAGGACATCACAGAAACATTGGAGGCCCTCAACAAAGCGGCGCGCCAAAACATGTTCATCATGTTCCTGGTGGTGGGGCAGGGTGGCCTGCGCCCTGAACTAGCCGAGCTTCTACATGTTCTGCCAGCTGTGGACAGTTTCAGGCTGTCCAACCTAGCAGCCCTTGATGAGGAGAGGCTTTACCAAAACCTACTTTCACCCAAATTGGCGGCGTGGCTTAAAACGCGTTGA
- a CDS encoding toxic anion resistance protein, which produces MQPAPTAQPEPQQSTTPTSKPAKLTAPQVLEAMLNDPSRPAINIMDLGAVANLDTPLNQRRFAYARDVLAAVQVKDSGEVGQLLSRLSNVVNKVDPEPASNGKFGLGVVVRLFKREGNRFKAIVRQFKSVEGQINVIEQALMQSVHTAQTDARTIETRMTGVEEAQKATGDLLHQAQGALVWWEGHRPALVAATTTAEGDSGAMAAATLALQQFDSGLQALKNKVADLATMQTAYAQDLTTLEIARENAIQVGRVIHTALFSQLTEFRNLFVDTLVFEHQADVARQTEAVGSSADALRRKRGLTMQKATVALAEQTSRRVINMDTIREGQKRLRETIAQVRAIQEKADRARAQDMQTLQAMQKDIAAELAGKPGALNALPATTATGVGSLLEGLGDSSQPSAPNAP; this is translated from the coding sequence ATGCAGCCTGCGCCCACAGCCCAGCCAGAACCCCAGCAAAGCACAACACCAACCAGCAAGCCGGCTAAGCTTACAGCGCCGCAAGTGCTGGAGGCCATGCTGAATGACCCCTCCCGTCCTGCTATTAACATCATGGATCTGGGCGCTGTTGCCAATCTGGACACCCCCCTCAACCAGCGCCGCTTCGCTTATGCCAGGGACGTTCTGGCTGCTGTGCAGGTCAAGGACAGTGGTGAGGTAGGCCAGCTTCTGAGCAGGCTTTCCAATGTTGTCAACAAAGTGGATCCAGAGCCAGCCAGCAACGGCAAGTTTGGCCTTGGGGTGGTGGTGCGCCTGTTCAAGCGTGAGGGTAACCGCTTCAAGGCCATTGTGCGGCAGTTCAAATCCGTGGAAGGGCAGATTAACGTCATCGAGCAAGCCTTGATGCAAAGCGTCCACACTGCGCAGACGGATGCACGCACCATCGAAACCCGCATGACAGGCGTTGAGGAAGCCCAGAAAGCCACAGGCGACCTCCTACACCAGGCCCAAGGGGCGCTGGTTTGGTGGGAAGGGCACAGGCCAGCTTTGGTGGCAGCTACCACAACAGCTGAGGGCGACAGCGGCGCCATGGCTGCCGCCACACTGGCGCTGCAGCAATTTGATTCAGGGCTGCAAGCCCTCAAAAACAAGGTGGCCGACCTGGCCACCATGCAGACCGCTTACGCCCAGGATTTGACCACGCTTGAAATCGCGCGCGAAAACGCCATCCAGGTGGGGCGGGTCATCCACACAGCCCTGTTCTCCCAATTGACGGAGTTCCGCAATTTGTTTGTGGACACGCTGGTGTTTGAACACCAGGCGGACGTGGCCCGCCAAACAGAGGCCGTTGGCAGCAGCGCTGACGCCCTGCGCCGCAAGCGTGGCCTGACGATGCAGAAGGCCACTGTGGCTTTGGCTGAGCAAACCTCCAGGCGCGTTATCAACATGGACACCATCCGCGAAGGGCAGAAACGCCTGCGCGAAACCATCGCCCAGGTCAGAGCCATTCAGGAGAAAGCCGACAGGGCGCGCGCCCAGGACATGCAAACCTTGCAAGCCATGCAAAAAGACATCGCTGCTGAGCTTGCTGGCAAGCCAGGCGCCCTTAACGCCTTGCCTGCAACCACCGCTACAGGCGTAGGCAGCCTTCTTGAGGGGCTGGGCGATTCCAGCCAACCAAGCGCGCCTAACGCGCCATGA
- a CDS encoding glutathione S-transferase: protein MKLIGTLDSPYVRRVAITLDLHDVGFKHEALSVFSTYDAFAAINPVVKAPTLVLDDGTVLMDSTLIIDYIEATSPPHRSLLPKTPTALAWSTRTLGLALAACEKTVQRVYELNLRPAEKRHQPWVERVTQQLLAACAGLEGQWANHPLPQKGERPSQAALTSAVAWSFMQLMLPDVVKVSAFPTLQALGAGLEGSAAFKRYRIPPS from the coding sequence ATGAAACTCATCGGCACGTTGGATTCGCCTTATGTGCGCCGTGTGGCCATCACATTGGATCTGCACGATGTCGGATTTAAGCACGAAGCATTGTCGGTATTTAGCACCTATGATGCTTTCGCCGCCATCAACCCTGTGGTCAAAGCGCCTACCTTGGTGCTTGATGATGGCACGGTGTTGATGGATTCAACGCTCATCATCGATTACATCGAAGCCACAAGCCCGCCTCACCGCAGCTTGCTGCCCAAAACGCCAACGGCCTTGGCCTGGTCCACGCGCACCCTTGGGTTGGCCTTGGCCGCGTGCGAGAAAACCGTTCAGCGCGTTTATGAACTCAACCTCCGCCCAGCGGAAAAGCGCCACCAACCCTGGGTGGAACGGGTCACCCAGCAGCTTTTGGCGGCCTGTGCGGGGCTGGAGGGGCAGTGGGCCAACCACCCCTTACCGCAGAAAGGGGAAAGGCCAAGCCAAGCTGCCCTAACCAGCGCTGTGGCGTGGTCCTTCATGCAGTTGATGCTGCCTGATGTGGTCAAGGTCAGCGCTTTCCCCACCCTCCAAGCCCTTGGGGCTGGGTTGGAGGGGAGCGCTGCCTTCAAGCGCTATCGCATTCCTCCTTCCTGA
- a CDS encoding GPW/gp25 family protein, translating to MDRNTGKALEGMADLRAAITDILTTPLGTRVMRRNYGSRLFELVDSPQNNAGAMAVYAAVVEALERWEPRLAVSHVQVAAIPGALQLALSGTYVPTQTPLRIDDLTINNKAQT from the coding sequence ATGGACAGAAACACAGGCAAAGCTTTGGAGGGGATGGCGGATCTGCGCGCCGCCATCACAGACATCCTCACCACGCCTTTGGGCACGCGGGTGATGCGCCGCAACTATGGGTCGCGCCTGTTTGAATTGGTGGACAGCCCCCAGAACAACGCTGGCGCCATGGCGGTCTACGCTGCCGTGGTGGAAGCCCTGGAACGTTGGGAACCGCGCCTGGCTGTCAGCCATGTTCAGGTAGCCGCAATCCCGGGAGCGCTGCAGCTAGCGCTTTCAGGCACTTATGTGCCCACCCAGACCCCCCTCCGGATTGACGACTTAACCATCAACAATAAGGCACAGACGTGA